A single window of Bufo bufo chromosome 10, aBufBuf1.1, whole genome shotgun sequence DNA harbors:
- the HNRNPUL2 gene encoding heterogeneous nuclear ribonucleoprotein U-like protein 2 isoform X2, with protein sequence MSGLDPRRMKVTELRAELQRRGLDCKGLKAELSDRLQEALDSELLGGEEERAPGSMEEETELERALDLGEGEDDEDAATAEEQLEDEEDEAAHNQPGNEEECAALAADAVAPPAGEAAGNLNGAAKKQAGDKAGDGPKDKKEKQSNNPGAARQGVKRVREEEQRGRTFHEYKEEGYYSRSKSPVPTEEAADEVEDSVLCLDKSTCDLQFKMDKDRFGGRPLFSEKFPSLWSGSRATHGVTKGKAYFEVKVTENLPVKEGSTESPLVRVGWSVSRSAPQLGEDDLSFGYDSRGLKVTSAHFDSYGESFEVNDVIGCLANLEADPVEISFSKNGTDLGQAFIVAKSSLGEQALLPRILCKGCTFQVNFGQKEEPWHQPPDGFSFLKEFQSEDLTRTPIPPKTAEECQVLLMIGLPGTGKTTWAKKHCEDNPEKRFQHLSTEALISQLKTSGPDAPEQDQKAKDNLVQLATKCLIRLIPVAARRHGNYIIDQCTVYSSAQRRKMHCFKGFQRKAVVLVLKDDEWKKRLESRKEKEEEIVPDYVLLEMKANFVIPTKSEFLEDVVYAELAQEEADSLVAEAKKEARQKLPTNDKRGNRMPKRARTERGRGGGNFQQQRNFNNRMYMHHSRPQPYHQQPPRQYWGPQRGGYQNYYDRYSDQQNRYYGQPNYRPQNRGGQWQNYNDRSQYWDYYGGYRGYR encoded by the exons ATGAGCGGCCTGGACCCGCGCAGGATGAAAGTGACGGAGCTGCGAGCTGAGCTGCAGCGTAGGGGCCTGGATTGCAAGGGACTGAAGGCTGAGCTGAGCGATCGGCTGCAGGAAGCGCTGGACTCCGAGTTGCTGGGCGGAGAGGAGGAGAGGGCGCCGGGCAGcatggaggaggagacggagttAGAGCGAGCCCTCGATCTCGGGGAGGGGGAAGACGACGAGGACGCTGCAACAGCCGAAGAGcagctggaggatgaggaggacgaggccgCGCACAACCAGCCCGGCAACGAGGAAGAGTGCGCCGCTTTGGCGGCCGACGCGGTGGCTCCACCTGCTGGAGAGGCCGCGGGAAACCTGAATGGAGCCGCGAAGAAGCAGGCCGGAGACAAGGCGGGAG ATGGACCCAAAGACAAGAAGGAAAAGCAGTCCAACAACCCCGGGGCAGCCCGCCAGGGTGTGAAGAGGGTGCGAGAGGAGGAGCAGCGGGGGCGCACATTCCATGAATACAAAGAGGAAGGCTATTATAGTCG GTCCAAATCCCCCGTACCCACTGAGGAGGCTGCAGATGAAGTGGAGGACAGCGTGCTATGCCTCGATAAAT CTACCTGTGATCTACAGTTTAAAATGGATAAGGACCGCTTTGGTGGGAGACCTCTGTTTTCTGAGAAATTCCCTTCTCTGTGGTCAGGGTCTCGAGCAACTCACGGCGTGACAAAGGGAAAGGCCTATTTTGAAGTCAAg GTGACTGAGAATCTCCCTGTGAAGGAGGGCAGTACAGAATCCCCTTTAGTTCGCGTGGGCTGGTCTGTGAGCCGCTCCGCTCCTCAGCTAG GTGAAGATGACTTGTCCTTTGGTTATGACTCCCGTGGGCTCAAGGTCACCAGTGCACACTTTGATTCCTATGGGGAATCATTTGAAGTGAATGATGTGATTGGCTGCCTGGCT AACCTTGAAGCTGACCCAGTGGAGATATCCTTCTCTAAGAATGGCACTGATTTGGGTCAGGCTTTTATTGTGGCTAAAAGTTCTTTGGGGGAGCAAGCACTACTGCCCCGTATTTTGTGCAAAGGCTGCACTTTCCAGGTTAATTTTGGACAAAAAGAGGAACCCTGGCATCAACCACCAGATGGCTTCTCGTTTCTAAAAGAATTCCAGTCTGAGGACCTGACAAGGACACCTATTCCACCTAAAACTGCAGAAGAGTGTCAG GTTTTACTGATGATTGGTCTCCCAGGCACTGGTAAAACCACTTGGGCCAAAAAGCATTGTGAAGACAACCCAGAAAAGCGATTCCAGCATCTTTCTACAGAAGCATTAATCTCTCAATTAAAG ACATCTGGTCCGGATGCCCCAGAGCAAGACCAAAAAGCTAAAGATAATCTTGTGCAGTTGGCAACCAAATGCCTAATCAGACTGATACCGGTGGCTGCACGCAGACATGGGAATTACATAATTGATCAG TGCACAGTCTATAGCTCAGCTCAGCGCAGGAAGATGCACTGTTTTAAGGGGTTTCAGCGTAAAGCCGTTGTCCTGGTCCTGAAAGATGATGAATGGAAGAAAAGGTTGGAGTCTcgcaaggagaaggaggaagagattGTTCCTGACTATGTGCTCCTGGAAATGAAAG cTAACTTCGTGATACCTACAAAGAGTGAATTTCTAGAGGATGTTGTCTATGCGGAGCTTGCTCAGGAAGAAGCTGATTCTTTGGTAGCTGAAGCTAAGAAAGAAGCACGTCAGAAGCTACCTACCAATGACAAGAGGGGAAATCGCATGCCGAAGCGGGCTCGCACAGAACGAGGACGAGGAGGCG GGAACTTCCAGCAACAAAGGAACTTCAACAATCGTATGTACATGCACCACTCCAGGCCACAACCCTATCACCAGCAGCCACCACGGCAATACTGGGGACCCCAAAGAGG GGGTTACCAGAATTACTATGATCGTTATTCTGACCAGCAAAATAGATACTATGGACAACCGAACTACAGACCACAAAACAGGGGAGGG CAGTGGCAGAACTACAATGACAGATCACAATACTGGGATTACTATGGCGGATATCGTGGATATCGGTGA
- the HNRNPUL2 gene encoding heterogeneous nuclear ribonucleoprotein U-like protein 2 isoform X1, with amino-acid sequence MSGLDPRRMKVTELRAELQRRGLDCKGLKAELSDRLQEALDSELLGGEEERAPGSMEEETELERALDLGEGEDDEDAATAEEQLEDEEDEAAHNQPGNEEECAALAADAVAPPAGEAAGNLNGAAKKQAGDKAGDGPKDKKEKQSNNPGAARQGVKRVREEEQRGRTFHEYKEEGYYSRSKSPVPTEEAADEVEDSVLCLDKSTCDLQFKMDKDRFGGRPLFSEKFPSLWSGSRATHGVTKGKAYFEVKVTENLPVKEGSTESPLVRVGWSVSRSAPQLGEDDLSFGYDSRGLKVTSAHFDSYGESFEVNDVIGCLANLEADPVEISFSKNGTDLGQAFIVAKSSLGEQALLPRILCKGCTFQVNFGQKEEPWHQPPDGFSFLKEFQSEDLTRTPIPPKTAEECQVLLMIGLPGTGKTTWAKKHCEDNPEKRFQHLSTEALISQLKTSGPDAPEQDQKAKDNLVQLATKCLIRLIPVAARRHGNYIIDQCTVYSSAQRRKMHCFKGFQRKAVVLVLKDDEWKKRLESRKEKEEEIVPDYVLLEMKANFVIPTKSEFLEDVVYAELAQEEADSLVAEAKKEARQKLPTNDKRGNRMPKRARTERGRGGGNFQQQRNFNNRMYMHHSRPQPYHQQPPRQYWGPQRGGGYQNYYDRYSDQQNRYYGQPNYRPQNRGGQWQNYNDRSQYWDYYGGYRGYR; translated from the exons ATGAGCGGCCTGGACCCGCGCAGGATGAAAGTGACGGAGCTGCGAGCTGAGCTGCAGCGTAGGGGCCTGGATTGCAAGGGACTGAAGGCTGAGCTGAGCGATCGGCTGCAGGAAGCGCTGGACTCCGAGTTGCTGGGCGGAGAGGAGGAGAGGGCGCCGGGCAGcatggaggaggagacggagttAGAGCGAGCCCTCGATCTCGGGGAGGGGGAAGACGACGAGGACGCTGCAACAGCCGAAGAGcagctggaggatgaggaggacgaggccgCGCACAACCAGCCCGGCAACGAGGAAGAGTGCGCCGCTTTGGCGGCCGACGCGGTGGCTCCACCTGCTGGAGAGGCCGCGGGAAACCTGAATGGAGCCGCGAAGAAGCAGGCCGGAGACAAGGCGGGAG ATGGACCCAAAGACAAGAAGGAAAAGCAGTCCAACAACCCCGGGGCAGCCCGCCAGGGTGTGAAGAGGGTGCGAGAGGAGGAGCAGCGGGGGCGCACATTCCATGAATACAAAGAGGAAGGCTATTATAGTCG GTCCAAATCCCCCGTACCCACTGAGGAGGCTGCAGATGAAGTGGAGGACAGCGTGCTATGCCTCGATAAAT CTACCTGTGATCTACAGTTTAAAATGGATAAGGACCGCTTTGGTGGGAGACCTCTGTTTTCTGAGAAATTCCCTTCTCTGTGGTCAGGGTCTCGAGCAACTCACGGCGTGACAAAGGGAAAGGCCTATTTTGAAGTCAAg GTGACTGAGAATCTCCCTGTGAAGGAGGGCAGTACAGAATCCCCTTTAGTTCGCGTGGGCTGGTCTGTGAGCCGCTCCGCTCCTCAGCTAG GTGAAGATGACTTGTCCTTTGGTTATGACTCCCGTGGGCTCAAGGTCACCAGTGCACACTTTGATTCCTATGGGGAATCATTTGAAGTGAATGATGTGATTGGCTGCCTGGCT AACCTTGAAGCTGACCCAGTGGAGATATCCTTCTCTAAGAATGGCACTGATTTGGGTCAGGCTTTTATTGTGGCTAAAAGTTCTTTGGGGGAGCAAGCACTACTGCCCCGTATTTTGTGCAAAGGCTGCACTTTCCAGGTTAATTTTGGACAAAAAGAGGAACCCTGGCATCAACCACCAGATGGCTTCTCGTTTCTAAAAGAATTCCAGTCTGAGGACCTGACAAGGACACCTATTCCACCTAAAACTGCAGAAGAGTGTCAG GTTTTACTGATGATTGGTCTCCCAGGCACTGGTAAAACCACTTGGGCCAAAAAGCATTGTGAAGACAACCCAGAAAAGCGATTCCAGCATCTTTCTACAGAAGCATTAATCTCTCAATTAAAG ACATCTGGTCCGGATGCCCCAGAGCAAGACCAAAAAGCTAAAGATAATCTTGTGCAGTTGGCAACCAAATGCCTAATCAGACTGATACCGGTGGCTGCACGCAGACATGGGAATTACATAATTGATCAG TGCACAGTCTATAGCTCAGCTCAGCGCAGGAAGATGCACTGTTTTAAGGGGTTTCAGCGTAAAGCCGTTGTCCTGGTCCTGAAAGATGATGAATGGAAGAAAAGGTTGGAGTCTcgcaaggagaaggaggaagagattGTTCCTGACTATGTGCTCCTGGAAATGAAAG cTAACTTCGTGATACCTACAAAGAGTGAATTTCTAGAGGATGTTGTCTATGCGGAGCTTGCTCAGGAAGAAGCTGATTCTTTGGTAGCTGAAGCTAAGAAAGAAGCACGTCAGAAGCTACCTACCAATGACAAGAGGGGAAATCGCATGCCGAAGCGGGCTCGCACAGAACGAGGACGAGGAGGCG GGAACTTCCAGCAACAAAGGAACTTCAACAATCGTATGTACATGCACCACTCCAGGCCACAACCCTATCACCAGCAGCCACCACGGCAATACTGGGGACCCCAAAGAGGAGGG GGTTACCAGAATTACTATGATCGTTATTCTGACCAGCAAAATAGATACTATGGACAACCGAACTACAGACCACAAAACAGGGGAGGG CAGTGGCAGAACTACAATGACAGATCACAATACTGGGATTACTATGGCGGATATCGTGGATATCGGTGA